The proteins below are encoded in one region of Elgaria multicarinata webbii isolate HBS135686 ecotype San Diego chromosome 8, rElgMul1.1.pri, whole genome shotgun sequence:
- the GHSR gene encoding growth hormone secretagogue receptor type 1, with translation MYNESGLQLVMDYDNDTWPEYPLHLFPAPLLTGVTVICVLLFAIGILGNVMTMLVVSKFRDMRTTTNLYLSSMAFSDLLIFLCMPLDLFRLWQYRPWNFGDLLCKLFQFVSESCTYSTILNITALSVERYFAVCFPLWAKVVITKGKVKMVILMLWAVSFVSAGPIFVLVGVEHENGTNPLDTNECRTTEYAIQSGLLTIMVWTSSIFFFLPVFCLTILYSLIVRKLWRRKRKDIGPKTSIRDKYNRQTVKMLAVVVFAFILCWLPFHIGRYLFSKSFEDGSLEIAVISQYCNLVSFVLFYLSAAINPILYNIMSKKYRKAAYRLFGIKLPRKKRFSVMKESGSCAWTAASGVRAT, from the exons ATGTACAACGAGAGCGGCCTGCAGCTCGTCATGGATTATGACAATGACACATGGCCTGAGTACCCACTGCACCTCTTCCCTGCCCCGCTGCTCACCGGCGTCACCGTCATCTGCGTGCTCCTCTTTGCGATTGGGATCCTAGGAAACGTGATGACCATGCTGGTGGTCTCCAAGTTCCGAGACATGCGGACGACGACCAACCTGTACCTCTCCAGCATGGCTTTCTCGGACCTGCTGATCTTTCTCTGCATGCCCCTGGATCTCTTCCGCCTCTGGCAGTACCGGCCTTGGAATTTCGGGGACCTCCTCTGCAAGCTCTTCCAGTTTGTCAGCGAGAGTTGTACTTACTCGACCATCCTCAACATCACCGCCCTGAGCGTGGAGAGGTATTTTGCCGTCTGCTTTCCGCTCTGGGCCAAGGTGGTGATCACCAAAGGCAAAGTCAAGATGGTTATCCTCATGCTCTGGGCAGTATCTTTTGTCAGCGCTGGGCCGATCTTTGTCTTGGTTGGGGTGGAGCATGAGAATGGGACAAACCCCTTGGACACGAATGAATGCAGAACCACAGAGTATGCGATTCAGTCAGGGCTTCTGACCATTATGGTGTGGACCTCTAGCATCTTCTTTTTCCTGCCCGTATTTTGCTTGACTATCCTCTACAGCCTCATAGTGAGGAAACtctggaggagaaagaggaaggacaTTGGACCAAAGACTTCCATCAGGGACAAGTACAACCGGCAAACGGTGAAAATGTTAG cTGTGGTGGTCTTTGCTTTCATACTCTGCTGGTTGCCTTTCCACATAGGACGTTACCTGTTTTCCAAATCCTTTGAGGACGGATCCTTGGAAATAGCCGTCATCAGCCAATACTGCAACCTGGTTTCATTCGTCCTCTTCTATCTGAGCGCTGCCATCAACCCAATCTTGTACAACATCATGTCGAAGAAATACCGGAAAGCGGCTTATAGGCTCTTCGGAATCAAGCTGCCTAGGAAGAAAAGATTCTCTGTGATGAAGGAGAGCGGATCCTGTGCTTGGACAGCAGCGTCCGGTGTCAGAGCAACATGA